The Medicago truncatula cultivar Jemalong A17 unplaced genomic scaffold, MtrunA17r5.0-ANR MtrunA17Chr0c02, whole genome shotgun sequence genome includes a window with the following:
- the LOC25480527 gene encoding proteasome subunit alpha type-2-A, with translation MGDSQYSFSLTTFSPSGKLVQIEHALTAVGSGQTSLGIKAANGVVIATEKKLPSILVDEASVQKIQLLTPNIGVVYSGMGPDFRVLVRKSRKQAEQYHRLYKEPIPVTQLVREVAAVMQEFTQSGGVRPFGVSLLVAGFDDNGPQLYQVDPSGSYFSWKASAMGKNVSNAKTFLEKRYTDDMELDDAVHTAILTLKEGFEGQISAKNIEIGIIGADKKFRVLTPAEIDDYLGEVE, from the exons atggGAGATAGTCAATACTCGTTTTCTCTTACAACTTTTAGTCCTTCTGGTAAGCTTGTTCAGATTGAACATGCTTTAACTGCTGTTGGTTCTGGACAAACTTCTCTCGGTATCAAAg CTGCAAATGGAGTTGTCATTGCCACAGAGAAGAAACTGCCATCTATATTGGTTGATGAAGCATCA GTCCAGAAAATTCAGTTATTAACACCAAATATAGGTGTTGTATACAG tGGCATGGGTCCTGATTTCCGAGTTTTGGTTCGAAAAAGCAGGAAACAGGCTGAGCAGTATCACCGATTGTATAAG GAACCAATCCCTGTCACTCAACTTGTAAGGGAAGTTGCTGCTGTTATGCAGGAATTTACTCAGTCTGG TGGTGTTAGGCCATTTGGAGTGTCCCTGCTTGTTGCTGGGTTTGATGATAATGGACCACAACTATATCAG GTAGATCCATCAGGTTCATATTTTTCTTGGAAAGCTTCTGCTATGGGGAAAAATGTTTCTAATGCTAAGACATTTCTTGAGAAGAG ATACACTGATGATATGGAGCTTGATGATGCAGTCCACACAGCCATATTGACTCTGAAGGAAGG GTTTGAGGGACAGATCTCAGCAAAAAACATTGAAATCGGCATCATTGGTGCAGACAAAAAGTTCAG GGTATTGACACCAGCTGAAATTGATGATTATTTGGGCGAAGTAGAATAA